Below is a window of Thermodesulfobacteriota bacterium DNA.
TATTGTTCCAATAGGTCCAATGCCCCTTCCGTAAATCCAACTATGCTTTTGGAAGTCCTTCCTCTAAACTCATTAAAGAAATATTTAGCCAGAAGGGGAATATCTTCTCTGCGTTCACGTAAGAGCGGAAGCTGGATTCTAATTGTGTTTAAACGATAGTACAAATCCTCCCTAAGACGTTTGGTCTTTATTTCATCCATGTCGTATTTTGTGGCACTGATTACCCTTACATCCACATGAATAGTCTTGGAACCACCCACCCTCTCAAATTCTCTCTCCTGGAGAACACGGAGGAGTTTGACCTGGACGGTAGGTGATATGTCGCCAATCTCATCTAGAAAAAGTGTCCCCTGATCTGCCAGTTCAAATCGACCAGGTTTCCTTTGTACGGCACCACTAAATGCTCCCCTTTCATGACCAAAGAGCTCTGACTCGAGAATTGTCTCCGATAGGGCAGCACAGCTCACTTTAATGAAAGGGCCATTTTTACGACGGCTATTATAATGAATAGCGTTAGCAACCAGCTCTTTCCCTGTACCACTTTCACCCTGAATCAGAACAGTGGCATCCGTTTCCGATACTATCTGAATACGTTCGTAGATCTCCTGCATTTTATCGGATTTGCCTACAAGGTTGCCAAAGTGGTATTTCTTCTCCAGTTGCTGGCGGAGATAGATATTCTCCTCTTTTAAGCACTGAAAAGAACTGATATTTTGGAGCTTCAAAATCAGTTCATCGAGAGAGAAAGGCTTGGCAATAAAATCGTGGGCACCCAATTTCATTGCTTCCACAGCCTTTTCAATT
It encodes the following:
- a CDS encoding sigma-54 dependent transcriptional regulator, with the protein product MERGKVLLIDDEPILLVTVSDALAKAGYTVEVSENGRKGLMMFQEGSFDMVLLDMVMPDMSGMDILRDIKSLSPQTIVVMITAHGTIEKAVEAMKLGAHDFIAKPFSLDELILKLQNISSFQCLKEENIYLRQQLEKKYHFGNLVGKSDKMQEIYERIQIVSETDATVLIQGESGTGKELVANAIHYNSRRKNGPFIKVSCAALSETILESELFGHERGAFSGAVQRKPGRFELADQGTLFLDEIGDISPTVQVKLLRVLQEREFERVGGSKTIHVDVRVISATKYDMDEIKTKRLREDLYYRLNTIRIQLPLLRERREDIPLLAKYFFNEFRGRTSKSIVGFTEGALDLLEQYEWPGNIRELKNVVERAVAFCRTEKIQIADLPQEIREIRLKKKLIQHEIETLDDVLKAVEKEYLQKILRVTQGRKAKAAELLGINRKTLWEKIKEHQLSDKSPS